The following nucleotide sequence is from Burkholderia gladioli.
CCGCGCTGGCCCGCGCGCATCGCGACACGCCGATGATCGGCCGCACCTGGTTGCAGCAGGCGCTGCCGATCACGCTCGGCCTGAAGTTCGCGCAATGGCTCGATACCCTGGGACGCCATCGCCGGCGGCTCGCCGCGTTGCGCGGCGAGGTGCTGGTGCTGCAGTTCGGCGGCGCGGCCGGCACCCTGGCCAGCCTGCGCGAGGCCGCGCCGAAGGTGGCCGCCTCGCTCGCCGAGGACCTGCGACTGACGCTGCCCGAGGTGCCCTGGCACACGCAGCGCGATCGCATCGCCGAAACCGCTTCGTTCCTCGCGATGGTGATCGGCACGCTCGGCAAGATCGCGCGCGATATCTCGCTGCAGATGCAGACCGAGATCGGCGAGCTGGCCGAGCCCGCCGCGGCCGGCAAGGGCGGTTCCTCGACCATGCCGCACAAGCGCAACCCGGTCGGCTGCGCGGCCGTGCTGAGCGCCGCCGTGCGCGCGCCGGGGCTGCTCGCCACGGTATTCGCGGGGATGGTGCAGGAGCACGAACGCGCGCTCGGCGGCTGGCAGGCCGAATGGGAGGCGCTGCCCGAGCTGGCGCGCCTGGCCGGCGGCGCGCTGGCCCAGGTGGCGCAGATCGTCGGCGGCCTGCAGGTTGATACCGCGCGGCTGGCCGCCAATCTCGACGCCACGCGCGGCCTGGTGCTCGGCGAGGCCGTGATGCTCGCGCTCGGCGACCGGATCGGCCGGCTCGACGCGCATCACCTGGTCGAGCAGGCCTCGAAGGAGGCGGTGCGCTCGAACCGAACCCTGCATGACGTGCTGGCCGCCGATCCCGTCGTCTCCGCGCAGCTCGCGCCCGAGGCGCTGGCGCGGCTGCTCGATCCCGCTCATTACGTCGGCGAGGCCGGTGCCTTCGTCGATGCCGTGCTCGCGCGTCACGCGAGCGGCAATTAAGGAGAACTAGCGATGCCTTTTGCTTCTGTCAACGGCGTGAAGCTGCATTACCGAATCGATCGTGCAGCGAACGCCGAGGCGCCGTGGCTGGTGTTTTCGAATTCGCTCGGCGCGGACCTGTCGATGTGGGCCGCGCAAGTCGATGCGCTGGGCGCGCATTTCAACCTGCTGCGCTACGACACGCGCGGCCACGGCCACTCGGAAGCGCCGGCCGGCTCATACACGATCGACCAGCTCGCCGGCGACGTGATCGGCCTGCTCGACCACCTGGGGATCGAGCGCGCCCATTTCTGCGGCATCTCGATGGGCGGCCTGACCGGCGCCGCATTGGCCGCGCGTCATCCGCGGCGCATCGGGCGCGCGGTGCTGGCCAACACGGCGGCCAAGATCGGCTCGCCCGAGGTATGGGAGCCGCGCGCGGCGAAGGCGCGCGACGAAGGCATGCGCGCGCTGGTCGACGCGGTGCTGCAGCGCTGGTTCAAGAAGGAATTCTTCGCGGCCGAGCCGCGTTTGGTCGACGTGGTGCGCGACGCCTTCGTGCATAACGACCAGCAGGGTTATGCCGCCAACTGCGACGCGCTTAACGCAGCCGACCTGCGCGAGGAAGTGAAGGGCATCGCGCTGCCGGTGCTGGTGGTGACGGGGGCGCACGACATGTCGACGCCGCCCGCGCTGGGCCGCGAGCTGGCTGCCGCGATTCCGGGTGCGAAGCACGTCGAGTTCGACGCCGCGCATATCTCCAACATCGAATGCGCCGAAGGTTTCAACCGCGCGCTGATCGAATTCCTGACCGCCTGACGGAGCCGCAAGATGGACGAGAAACAACGCTACGAAGACGGCCTGGGCGTGCGCCGCGCCGTGCTCGGCGAGGCTCATGTCGATCGCTCGCTGGCCAATCGCAACGAGTTGACCACGGAATTCCAGGATCTGATCACGCGTTATGCCTGGGGCGAGATCTGGACCCGCGAGGGCCTGCCGCGTCACACGCGCAGCCTGCTGACGATCTCGATGATGGTGGCCCTCAATCGCGGCGAGGAACTGGCGCTGCATCTGCGCGCGGCCAAGAACAACGGCGTGACGCGCGACGAGATCAAGGAAGTGCTGATGCAGACCGCGATCTATTGCGGCGTGCCGGCGGCGAATTCGGCCTTCCACCTGGCCGACCGGATCTTCAAGGAAGAGGACGCGGGCGGCGCCGCCTGAGCGGCTCGCCCGCCAGGGCGAGGCAGGCGCCGGCAAGACGGCGCCGTTGCTCGAAGGACATGAAAACGGGGCGGCGCTTGCCGCCCCGTTTTCATTCCTCGGCGTCGTGGACCTTGGCGAACTGGCGCAGATAGGCACGCAGCGCCGACTCGACACAGCGGCGATCGGCCGAGGTGGCCGTGCGCATCGTGTGCTCGTCGCCGAACAGGGTGCGCGGCGCGATATAGGTGCCCACCTCGCTGTGCTCGCGCAGCACGCGGATGTGATGCGTGTTCGGATGATATTCGGCCCGCCAGTGCAGGCCTTCGATGCGGTCGCCGGCTTTCATGGTGTGCTTCATCGGACCCTCCTGCCCGGGCGGGCGTGCCGTCGACGCGCCGGCGTCCGGGACCGACCAGCCTACGCCTGCACGCGGCGGCCGACAACCGGAAATGCCGCGCGCCGGCATGCCGGATTCGGGGTCAGGCGGCCAGCAGCCGGGCGAACAGCGGATAGAGCGAAGCCACCAGCAGGATCGCCATGGTCACGTTGAACATGCGCAGCCGCCGCGGGTTCGACAGGAAGCCGCGCATGCCCTGGCCGAACGCGGCCCACACGCCGATGCAGGGAAAGCCCACCAGGATGAACACCAGCGCCATGCCGATCGCATTGGTGCCGTAGCTGGCCGAGAGCTGGACTGTGGTGGCGGCGGTCAGCACCATCATCCAGGCCTTCGGGTTGACGAGCTGGAACAGCGCGGCCTCGACGAAGGTCATCGGGCGCGACTTGCCCTGGTTGGCGTTCACCTGGCCCGAGGTGCCGATCTTCCAGGCTAGGTAGAGCAGGTAGGCGATGCTTGCGACCTCGAGCACCGTGTAGAGCACGGGCAGTTGCGCGAAGGCCTCGCCCAGGCCGAAACCCACCGCCACCATCATGATCGCCACCCCCGTGCTGATGCCGACCATGTGCGGCAGCGTGCGACGGAAGCCGAAATTGACGCCGGATGCCAGCAGCATGGTGTTGTTCGGGCCTGGCGTGATCGACGTCACGAGTGCGAACAGCATGCCGGCCGGCAGCGCGCTCAGGGTGATGATGTTCATGGGTGCCTCTCGAGACCGGGAATGGGAAACAGTCGGGGAAGAGGCAGTGTAGCGACAGTTATCTGTACAGTACCGATACAGTTTGGCGGGGTGGCAGCGATACGGCGCGGCTGGCTGGATGTCGATGTGTGCCGAGGCTTGCCTGATGGAGCCTGGTCTGGCGGCGATCTCACGATCCTGTCCGGAGCGTCCTGTCCACCTGACGGACGAGCAAGACCGCCAGTTTTCTCGTTCGTTTATCTGAGATTCAGCTATTCTTTAAATATCTGGAATGCGGATATATTGCGCATATCCGGATTTCAGATAAACTCGAAAAATCTGGAATCAGGATATTTTTCTCCATGGCCTTGATCCTCTCGCCCCAGAAGCTGATGTCGGCCCTGCAACTCGGGCAGTTGCTGAAGAGCGCCCGCAAGCGGCGCAAGCTCACGCAAGCGCAAGTGGGGACACGCCTGGGCCTGAGCCAGAACCGCATCTCCCATCTCGAACAGCATCCCGAGGAACTGAGCTTCCGGCAACTGCTGGGCTGGTGCGCTGTCGTGGGACTGGAACTGCGGCTCGGCGAGCCCGATCATTCGCCGCCCGGCGACGAACTGGAGTGGTGAGATGGGGCGCCGCTCGCACAGTCAGACACTGGCTCTCTGGGCCAATGGCGAACCGGTCGGACGCTGGACCGTCACGGCGCGCGGCGAGATGGAACTGCGCTATGACGACGCCTGGTTTCGCTCCCCCCGGGGGCGGCCGCTCTCCCTGTCGCTGCCTTTCACGGTCGGCAACGCGGCGATACGCGGCCCCGCCGTCTCCCATTACTTCGAAGGCCTGCTGCCCGACAGCGACACGATTCGCAAACGTGTCGCCGCCCGCTTCCGGACCGGCTCTACCGACGCGTTCGATCTTCTGCGCGCCATCGGGCGTGATTGTGTCGGCGCATTGCAACTGCTGCCCGAGGGTGAGATGCCACCGGGTATCGATCGCATCGACGGCATCGCGCTGGACGAGGAGGCGATCGAGCGGCATCTGCTGGAAATGGTCGCGCCCGATCGCTTCGCGGGCGCGCGCGATCCCGACGACGATTTCCGGATCTCGCTGGCCGGCGCGCAGGAAAAGGACGCCTTCCTGTGGTGGAACGGTCGATGGATGAAGCCGCGCGGCGCCACGCCTACCACGCATATCTTCAAGCTGCCGCTGGGTTTGATCGGCGGCCGGCGTGCCGATTTCAGCACCTCGGTGGACAACGAGTGGCTGTGCCTGCGCCTGTTCAAGGCCTATGGCCTGCCGACCGCCAACGCAAGCATCGCCGCTTTCGGCACCCAGCGCGTGCTGGTGGTCGAACGTTTCGATCGCATCGTCTCGACGAGCGGTTCGCGTCTGCTTCGCCTGGTCCAGGAGGATTTCTGCCAAGCCACCGCCACGTCACCGCTGCTCAAATATGAAAACGAGGGTGGGCCGGGCCTGAAGGCCTTGTTCGAGCTCGTCCATCAATCGCGTGACGCCGAGCGCGACCTGCGCACGCTGATGGCGACACAGATTCTGTTCTGGCTGCTGCGTGCGCCCGACGGTCATGCCAAGAATTTCAGCATCCAGTTGCAAGGCGGCGATGCGGGAGGGTTTCGTCTCACCCCGATCTACGACGTGATGTCCGCCTATCCGGTGATGGGCGACGGGCCGAATCAATGGGCCGCGCGGGACATCAAGCTGGCGATGGCGCTGCTCGGCAGGAACCGCCACTATCAGGTGCACACCATTCGACGCCGGCATTTCAACAGCACGGCGCGCAAGCTCGGCTATGGCGACGACGCCGAGCCGCTGATCCAGGAACTGATCGCACGCACGCCGGCGGCCATCGAGCAGGTAGCGGCCGAGCTGCCGGGCGGATTTTCGCAACGCGTGGCCGATACGGTACTGGGCGGCTTGCTGAGTGCCGCGCGGGAGCTGGAGCGAATGACGCCGGATTGAGGTTCGCCGCATGCGATCGTCGGTGACGACGAAGGCGGTTCAGCGGTTCAGCGGTGCTCGCGCGATCGCGCGCTGCTATCGCCCGCGCGCCGCCTTGCGTCCCCTGGTTTCCGCCGTCGCCAGTTCACGCGCATCCAGCACGTAATCGCGCGAGCCGGCGAGCCGCTCGACGCCGAGGTCGATGAAGGCGCGCACCCGCGACGGCTGCGCCGTGCGGCTACCGTAATAGAGGTAGACGCTCATGTGATCGGCCGCATGTCGAGAGAGCAGCGGCACCAGCCGCCCGGCCCGGATCAGCGGCGCCGCCGACAGGCCCGACAACAGCCCGATCACCTGCCCCGACAGGACCGCCTCGGTTTCCAGTTGCGCATCGTTGGTCGACAGCATCGGCGGCAGCTCATGTCGGATCACCTCGTCGCCGACCCGCAGCAGCCAGGGCAGCACGCGGCCGCTGCCGGGATGGCGGAACACGCTGCAGCGATGCGAGGCGAGCTGCTCGATCGAAGCCGGCGCGCCGTGCGCGGCCAGGTAGGCCGGCGCCGCGCAGACGATCAGTTGCAGGGCGAACAGGCGGCGCGCGGTGAGCTCGTCCTCCAGCGTGGTGCCGATGCGGAAGCCGACATCGATGCGATCCCGCACCCAGTTGCCGATGCGATCGTCGAGCGTCACGTCGGGCTGGATTCCGGGATGGCGCCGGCAAAATTCGTCGACCAGCGGCCAGAGCACCGGCAGGAACGAGTATTTCGGCGCGACGATGCGCAGCGGCCCGGCGATCTCGTCCTTCGCGATGCGCGCGCGGTCGATGGCGCGCGCCAGCGCCGCCAGCGCGGGCTGCGTGGTTTCGAGGAACTGCTGGCCTTCGTGGGTGAGCGCGAGGCTGCGGGTGGTGCGATGCAGCAGGCGCACGCCGAGCCGTTTCTCGAGCGCGGCCAGCGCCTGGCTTGCGGCTTGCGGGCTGATGCCCTGGGCGGCCGCGGCGCGCCGGATGCTGCCCAGCTCGATGGCCTTGATGAAGATCTCGATCGCGCGGACGTCGCTGACGGACATGGGGTACCCCGGAAAAAACGAACAGGCAGTATCAATCTGAACTTGCCAATGGAGCAAGCCATGGACGGCTACTGGATTGATGGTCGCCTGCCTAGAATGGGCCCGGTCTCATTCACCACCACCGGGAGAATTCCATGAGCGAGAACATCGACGGCAAGGTCGTCGTCATCACCGGCGCCAGCAGCGGCCTGGGCCTGGCGGCCGCGCGCCACCTCGCAGCGCGGGGCGCGCACGTGGTGCTCGGCGCGCGGCGTATCGAGCGCCTGCAGCAACTGGTCGAGGAATTGAGCGGGCAGGGCGCGCGTGCGCTGGCCTTCGCGGCCGACGTGACCGTGCGCGAACAGGTCGAGCGGCTCGTCGACGGCGCGGTGCGGGGCTTCGGCCGCATCGACGTGATGATCAACAACGCGGGGCTGATGTCGCTCGCGCCGCTGGAGCGCCTGAAGGTCGACGAATGGGATCGCATGATCGACGTGAACCTGAAGGGCGTGTTGTACGGCGTCGCGGCGGCGCTGCCGCACATGCAGCGCCAGATGTCGGGGCAGGTGATCAACGTGTCGTCGGTGGCGGGCCACAAGCTGATGCTCAACGGCGCCGTCTACAGCGCCACCAAGCACGCGGTCGGGGCCCTGTCCGAAGGCCTGAGGCAGGAGATCAAGCCCTGGAACATCCGCACCACGGTGATCTCGCCGGGTGCCGTGGACACCGAGCTGCCGGGCGGCGTGAGCGAGCCGGATATCGCGCGCGGCCTGGGCGACTTCTACGCGGCCAACGCGATTTCCGCCGACTCCTTCGCGCGCGCGGTGGCCTTCGCCATCGCTCAGCCCGAGGACATGGACGTCAACGAGATCCTGTTCCGGCCGACCCGGCAACTGCCCTGAGGCACGGCGATGCGGCGTCGACATCGACGAATCGAGCCGCATCGCGATCACCGAAACAACTCGCGCAATTGAATACGAATATGCGCGATGCGAATCCTTATTCGCAATAAACATTCCAGATAATAAATCTCCATATCGAAAAGACTGCGTGCTAAGCTCGCTCCGCCATATGCCGAGCCGCCTCGACAGCAAGCGAATTCGAGATTCATTTCAACTCGCGGCCGGCTCGGAATGACTATTCAAAAAATACAAGAAAAAGCCTGTGCGGCTTTCATTGAAGCCCTCTCGCGGATGGTGCAGGCGGATGCCCGGCCTGGGATGTCGGCGTGAAAACGATGGAATTTTTCGACGGAAAACCCGCGTTTTCAAATACGGAGAGATTCATATGTTGAAGCTTCGTCACGTCAGCTTGACGCTCATTGCCACCGCGGTCACTTCGCTGGCCGCCTGCGGCGGCGACGACGGCGCCTCGCCCGGCAGCCTCGCGCTCGCGCAGAGCTCGGTGGCCGGCACCAAGGCCAGCACCTTCGCCACCTCGAACACGCCCGACTTCGGCCCGAACGTGGTCGTGTTCGATCCGAGCATGTCGAGCGCCTCGATCCAGTCGCAACTCGACAATGCCTTCAATTCGCAATTGCGCAGCCCCACCGCGCAATTCGGGTCGCAACGCTATGCATTCCTGTTCAAGCCGGGCAGCTATAACAACATCAATGCCAATGTCGGTTTTTATACGGCGATCGCCGGGCTCGGCAAGAATCCCGACGACACGGCCATCAGCGGCAGCGTGAATGTCGACAGCGGCTGGAATTACGGCGATCAGTCGAATGCGACGCAGAATTTCTGGCGCTCGGTGGAGAATCTCGCGGTGTCGCCCAACGGCGGCACCGATCGCTGGGCGGTCTCGCAGGCCGCGCCGATGCGGCGGGTC
It contains:
- a CDS encoding 3-carboxy-cis,cis-muconate cycloisomerase — encoded protein: MFEDSARLTSLIGGDATLVRIWSPAATLQRMLDVEAALTRALAAHGVIPAAAVAPIVAACRAERLDAEALARDAALGGNLAIPLVKQLTARVKDDDAEAAKFVHWGATSQDIIDSGLVLQLRDSFDAIEPLLDAVCSSLAALARAHRDTPMIGRTWLQQALPITLGLKFAQWLDTLGRHRRRLAALRGEVLVLQFGGAAGTLASLREAAPKVAASLAEDLRLTLPEVPWHTQRDRIAETASFLAMVIGTLGKIARDISLQMQTEIGELAEPAAAGKGGSSTMPHKRNPVGCAAVLSAAVRAPGLLATVFAGMVQEHERALGGWQAEWEALPELARLAGGALAQVAQIVGGLQVDTARLAANLDATRGLVLGEAVMLALGDRIGRLDAHHLVEQASKEAVRSNRTLHDVLAADPVVSAQLAPEALARLLDPAHYVGEAGAFVDAVLARHASGN
- the pcaD gene encoding 3-oxoadipate enol-lactonase, with amino-acid sequence MPFASVNGVKLHYRIDRAANAEAPWLVFSNSLGADLSMWAAQVDALGAHFNLLRYDTRGHGHSEAPAGSYTIDQLAGDVIGLLDHLGIERAHFCGISMGGLTGAALAARHPRRIGRAVLANTAAKIGSPEVWEPRAAKARDEGMRALVDAVLQRWFKKEFFAAEPRLVDVVRDAFVHNDQQGYAANCDALNAADLREEVKGIALPVLVVTGAHDMSTPPALGRELAAAIPGAKHVEFDAAHISNIECAEGFNRALIEFLTA
- the pcaC gene encoding 4-carboxymuconolactone decarboxylase, which encodes MDEKQRYEDGLGVRRAVLGEAHVDRSLANRNELTTEFQDLITRYAWGEIWTREGLPRHTRSLLTISMMVALNRGEELALHLRAAKNNGVTRDEIKEVLMQTAIYCGVPAANSAFHLADRIFKEEDAGGAA
- a CDS encoding LysE family translocator, which produces MNIITLSALPAGMLFALVTSITPGPNNTMLLASGVNFGFRRTLPHMVGISTGVAIMMVAVGFGLGEAFAQLPVLYTVLEVASIAYLLYLAWKIGTSGQVNANQGKSRPMTFVEAALFQLVNPKAWMMVLTAATTVQLSASYGTNAIGMALVFILVGFPCIGVWAAFGQGMRGFLSNPRRLRMFNVTMAILLVASLYPLFARLLAA
- a CDS encoding helix-turn-helix domain-containing protein, yielding MALILSPQKLMSALQLGQLLKSARKRRKLTQAQVGTRLGLSQNRISHLEQHPEELSFRQLLGWCAVVGLELRLGEPDHSPPGDELEW
- a CDS encoding type II toxin-antitoxin system HipA family toxin, giving the protein MGRRSHSQTLALWANGEPVGRWTVTARGEMELRYDDAWFRSPRGRPLSLSLPFTVGNAAIRGPAVSHYFEGLLPDSDTIRKRVAARFRTGSTDAFDLLRAIGRDCVGALQLLPEGEMPPGIDRIDGIALDEEAIERHLLEMVAPDRFAGARDPDDDFRISLAGAQEKDAFLWWNGRWMKPRGATPTTHIFKLPLGLIGGRRADFSTSVDNEWLCLRLFKAYGLPTANASIAAFGTQRVLVVERFDRIVSTSGSRLLRLVQEDFCQATATSPLLKYENEGGPGLKALFELVHQSRDAERDLRTLMATQILFWLLRAPDGHAKNFSIQLQGGDAGGFRLTPIYDVMSAYPVMGDGPNQWAARDIKLAMALLGRNRHYQVHTIRRRHFNSTARKLGYGDDAEPLIQELIARTPAAIEQVAAELPGGFSQRVADTVLGGLLSAARELERMTPD
- a CDS encoding LysR family transcriptional regulator encodes the protein MSVSDVRAIEIFIKAIELGSIRRAAAAQGISPQAASQALAALEKRLGVRLLHRTTRSLALTHEGQQFLETTQPALAALARAIDRARIAKDEIAGPLRIVAPKYSFLPVLWPLVDEFCRRHPGIQPDVTLDDRIGNWVRDRIDVGFRIGTTLEDELTARRLFALQLIVCAAPAYLAAHGAPASIEQLASHRCSVFRHPGSGRVLPWLLRVGDEVIRHELPPMLSTNDAQLETEAVLSGQVIGLLSGLSAAPLIRAGRLVPLLSRHAADHMSVYLYYGSRTAQPSRVRAFIDLGVERLAGSRDYVLDARELATAETRGRKAARGR
- a CDS encoding SDR family oxidoreductase — translated: MSENIDGKVVVITGASSGLGLAAARHLAARGAHVVLGARRIERLQQLVEELSGQGARALAFAADVTVREQVERLVDGAVRGFGRIDVMINNAGLMSLAPLERLKVDEWDRMIDVNLKGVLYGVAAALPHMQRQMSGQVINVSSVAGHKLMLNGAVYSATKHAVGALSEGLRQEIKPWNIRTTVISPGAVDTELPGGVSEPDIARGLGDFYAANAISADSFARAVAFAIAQPEDMDVNEILFRPTRQLP